The Cloacibacterium sp. TD35 region CGGCGGAAATTCGTTCATGCTGAGTTTAGGCTATGATATTCCTAATTTCATCAATCAAAGAGGATTTAGATATCGTTAAGAAATTTTAGAATTACGATTTCAAACTTACGATTTATCAGTAAATCATCTATCAAACATCTAACACACAACAGAATTGATTTACCTTCACATTCCTTTTTGCAAGCAGAAATGCAGTTATTGCAATTTTCATTTTTCTACTTCATTGAAGCAGAAAGACGAAATGATTTCGGCAATAAAAAAAGAAATTTTTCTAAGAAAAGAGGAGCTGGAAAACAAAACACTTTCGTCTCTGTATATAGGTGGTGGAACTCCGTCTATTCTTTCTGTGGACGAAATCAAATCTTTAATAGATGAGGTTTTGAAGTATTTTGAATTTGAAAAAAATATTGAAATCACGCTAGAAGCTAACCCTGATGATTTAGATAAAAATTTTCTGAAAGATTTAGCCAAAACCGAAATCAATCGACTTTCTATAGGAACACAAAGTTTTTTTGAAGAAGATTTAAAGCTCATGAATCGTGCTCATAATGCTTCTGAAGCCGAAAGTTCTATCAAAAGAGCGCAGGATTTTGGCTTTGAAAATCTAAGTATTGATTTAATTTATGGTTCGCCAACTTCCAATTTTGAAATTTGGAAAGAAAATCTTCAGAAAACCATAGAGCTTCAAGTTCCTCACATTTCTTCTTACGCATTGACCATCGAGCCCAAAACTGCTTTGAATGATTGGATTAAGAAAAATAAAATCGCAGAACCGAAAGAAACAGAGCAAAATAAAGAGTTCTATTACATGTCTGATTTTCTAAAAGACAACGGTTTTATACATTACGAAATTTCTAATTTTGCTAAAAAAGATTTTGAATCGAAGCACAATTCAGCGTATTGGAAATACAAAGAATATCTGGGAATTGGGCCTTCTGCACATTCTTATAACGGTAGAAACGAGCGCAGTTGGAATGTTGCTAATAACACCATTTATATTAAAAATTTAGCAGAAAATATCCTTCCAAAAGAAACCGAAAAACTTTCTGAAAAAGACCAGTACAATGAAATGCTCATGATTGGTCTCAGAACTATTTGGGGTGTAGATTTAGAAAAACTCAACGAAAA contains the following coding sequences:
- the hemW gene encoding radical SAM family heme chaperone HemW, whose translation is MIYLHIPFCKQKCSYCNFHFSTSLKQKDEMISAIKKEIFLRKEELENKTLSSLYIGGGTPSILSVDEIKSLIDEVLKYFEFEKNIEITLEANPDDLDKNFLKDLAKTEINRLSIGTQSFFEEDLKLMNRAHNASEAESSIKRAQDFGFENLSIDLIYGSPTSNFEIWKENLQKTIELQVPHISSYALTIEPKTALNDWIKKNKIAEPKETEQNKEFYYMSDFLKDNGFIHYEISNFAKKDFESKHNSAYWKYKEYLGIGPSAHSYNGRNERSWNVANNTIYIKNLAENILPKETEKLSEKDQYNEMLMIGLRTIWGVDLEKLNEKFSDEILEIFKNSIQPKLEEGILVIEENHLKIPEKHWFLADGIASDLFIL